From Primulina eburnea isolate SZY01 unplaced genomic scaffold, ASM2296580v1 ctg591_ERROPOS100000, whole genome shotgun sequence, the proteins below share one genomic window:
- the LOC140821490 gene encoding uncharacterized protein yields MEKEVGESSNQGLSKVQMEALFGHFSRMLRVELDPLYERLDRLEVSTSENKSKPKGLGRVDEEEDDYELEGEEESQNENWGRSGRGRGFGRGRREALRGRYDDENKEDNNIGSIKMKIPSFNGKSDPEAYLEWEKRVEFVFDCHHYSEQKKVRLAVVEFVDYALIWWDQLVTTKRRCNERPIETWAEMKSIMRKRFVPNHYYREVFKKLQTLRQGVKSVEDYYKELEVVMIRANIEEDSEATMARFLCGLNREIQDQVELRHYLDLDEMVQMAIKVEQQHKRRGVGRTTQTGNTSTPWRSNVVKREESKAVVKPKVDIKQEAPKQGVQGKPETPINRSRDIKCFRCQGVGHIASQCPNKRVMVLNNYGEYESHSEGDDGEDEDEMPELEDPDEGYEAVVGEALVTRRIMSTQVKEEETNQRENLFHTRCFVNGKVCNLIIDGGSCTNVASLEMVEKLSLPTLKHPQPYRLQWLNDCAEVKVNKQVLVAFSIGKYIDEVLCDVVPMHACHILLGRPWQYDRQEFEDVFPEELPQGLPPLRGIEHQIDLVPGSVLPNRPAYRSNPEETKELQLQVSELLDRGFVRESMSPCAVPVLLVPKKDGSWRFVVSSQGIQVDDDKVSAIRDWPTPANVSQVRSFHGLASFYRRFVKDFSTLAAPMTAVIKKHVPFHWGEEQEKSFNIIKQKLINAPLLVLPDFSNTFEIECDASGVGIGGVLMQGGRPVAYFSEKLNGAALNYPTYDKELYALVRTLEVWQHYLRPKEFVIHTDHESLKHLKGQQKLNKRHAKWVAFIGTFPYIIKYKHGKDNVVADALSRRHNGFLFREDRLCIPKSSIRELLVREAHGGGLMGHFGVAKTLSCLHEHFYWPHMKRDVERVCEKCITCRQAKSRTQPHGLYTPLPVPSEPWVDISMDFVLGLPRTKKGRDSIFVVVDRFSKMAHFIACHKTDDASNIADLFFKEVVRLHGMPRTIVSDRDVKFLSYFWKTLWAKLGTKLMFSTTCHPQTDGQTEVVNRTLGTLLRAIIKKNLKNWEDCLPFVEFAYNRCVHSTTNYSPFEIVYGFNPLTPLDLMSLPVNWVWLHLRKERFPEKRRSKLLPRGDGPFQVIERINDNAYKLDLPDDQDLRTNPFQEGENDANVVDQAPKKAWESLEFPEGPITRGRSKKFKDALQGLMMSYQGSPTSWMSKLEEVGNHGNDIGGLWNLIQGQLPQQDCTRAMLYIAPAFHNDQSEENPRSNTAPAV; encoded by the exons atggagaaGGAAGTAGGAGAGAGTTCGAACCAGGGgttgtctaaggttcaaatggaggcgttATTTGGGCATTTTAGTAGAATGTTGAGGGTTGAGTTGGATCCTTTATATGAGAGATTGGATAGGCTTGAAGTTAGTACGAGTGAAAATAAATCTAAGCCTAAAGGTTTGGGTAGAGTGGATGAAGAAgaggatgattatgagttggaaggagaagaggagagtcaaaacgagaattggggtagaagcggaagaggtagaggatttggtagggGAAGAAGAGAAGCCTTACGTGGGAGGTACGATGATGAGAATAAGGAAGATAATAACataggtagcattaagatgaaaattccatcgttcAATGGTAAGTCGGATCCAGAGGCTtatttagaatgggaaaagCGAGTTGAATTTGTGTTTGATTGTCACCATtattccgaacaaaagaaggttaggttggccgtggttgaatttgttgattatgcacttatttggtgggatcaattagtgaccactaagagGAGATGCAATGAGAGGCCTATAGAAACTTGGGCGGAGATGAAAAGCATAATGAGGAAAAGGTTTGTACCAAATCACTACTATAGAGAAGTGTTTAAgaagttacaaactttgagacaaggtgtgaagagtgttgaggactactataaagagttggaagtagtcatgattagagcaaacattgaggaggatagtgaggctactatggctcgttttctgtgtggtttgaacagggaaattcaaGACCAAGTGGAGCTTAGACATTACTTGGATCTAGATGAAATGGTGCAGATGGCGATTAAAGTGGAGCAACAACACAAGAGGAGAGGAGTTGGTCGTACCACACAAACTGGGAATACATCAACACCTTGGCGTTCCAACGTTGTTAAACGTGAAGAAAGCAAAGCAGTGGTTAAGCCCAAAGTTGACATTAAACAGGAggcgcctaagcaaggagtgcaaggtaaacCTGAAACTCCTATTAATCGTTCTAGAGatattaaatgttttaggtgtcaaggagtTGGACATATTGCTAGTCAATGTCCCAATAAAAGGGTGATGGTGTTGAATAATTATGGGGAGTATGAATCTCATAGTGAGGGAGATGATGGAGAGGATGAAGATGAGATGCCTGAattagaggatcctgatgagggatatgaggcAGTTGTGGGAGAAGCgttagtgactaggcgtataATGAGTACCCAAGTCAAGGAAGAAGAAACTAACCAAAGGGAAAACTTATTCCATACTAGGTGTTTTGTCAATGGCAAGGTTTGCAATCTTATTATAGATGGAGGAAGTTGTACCAATGTTGCTAGTCTtgagatggttgaaaaattgaGCTTGCCTACTTTGAAACATCCCCAACCATATAGGCTACAATGGTTGAATGACTGTGCCGAAgtgaaggtgaacaaacaagttttggttgcgttttcgattgggaagtatattgatgaggtgttgtgtgatgtggtgccaatgcatgcttgtcatattttgttagggagaccatggcaatatgataggcaa gaatttgaagatgtatttccggaggagctacctcaaggattaccaccattgagggggattgagcaccaaattgatttggtacccGGAAGTGTattgccaaatcgtccagcttacagaagcaatccggaggagactaaggagctacaactacaggtaagtgagttgttagataggggttttgtgcgtgagtccatgtctcctTGTGCTGTACCTGTTTTactagttcctaagaaagatggttcaTGGC gttttgtggtaagttcacaggggatacaagtggatgacgacaaggtaagtgctattcgagattggccaacacCTGCTAATGTTAGTCAAGttcgaagctttcatggtcttgcaagcttctataggaggtttgtaaaagattttagcacattggcggcaccgatgacCGCGGTGATTAAGAAGCacgttccattccattggggcgaggagcaagagaagtcttttaatattattaaacaaaaattaataaatgcgcctttacttgttttgcctgatttttctaatacttttgaaattgaatgtgatgcttcaggtgtaggaaTTGGTGGtgttttgatgcaaggaggacggccggtggcatactttagtgagaagctcaatggagcaGCACTGAACTATCcaacgtatgacaaggagttgtACGCGCTTGTGAGGACCTTGGAGGTGTGGCAACACTACTTGAGacctaaagagtttgtgattcacacggatcatgagtctcttaagCACCTTAAGGGACAACAGAAGTTGAATAAGCGGCATGCTAAATGGGTGGCATTCATAGGTACATTTCCCTACATAATCAAATACAAACATGGTAAGGATAATGTAGTGgctgacgcactatcacggag gcataatgggtttttatttagagaagatagattgtgcattcctaagtcatcaattcgtgaattacttgtgagGGAGGCACATGGTGGAGGTTTAATGGGGcattttggtgtggctaaaactttgagttgtttgcatgagcatttttattggccacatatgaaacgtgatgttgaacgtgtttgtgaaaaatgcattacttgtagacaagctaagtctagaacacaaccacatggcttgtatacaccacttcccgtccctagtgaaccttgggttgatatttctatggactttgttttggggttgcctaggacaaagaaggggagggattcaatatttgttgttgttgacagattctctaaaatggcacattttattgcttgtcacaaaactgatgatgcatcaaacattgcagatttgttctttaaggaagtcgttaggttgcatggtatgcctaggacaattgtgtctgatcgtgatgttaaattcttaagttacttttggaaaaccttgtgggctaaacttggcacgaaactgatgttttctactacatgtcatcctcaaacggatggacaaactgaagttgttaaccgaactctaggaacacttttgcgtgctatcattaagaagaacttaaagaattgggaggaTTGTttaccatttgttgagtttgcttataatcgttgcgtgcattctactacaaattattcaccatttgaaattgtatatggttttaatcctttgactccgttggatttgatgtctttacctgtga ATTGGGTGTGGTTGCACTTAAGGAAGGAAAGATTTCCAGAGAAGCGACGTTCAAAGCTTTTACCTAGgggtgatggaccatttcaagtaATTGAAAGGATCAACGACAATGCATATAAACTTGATCTGCCAG atgatcaagatttgaggacaaatccttttcaagaaggggagaatgatgcaaacgtggttgatcaagcaccaaagaaagcatgggagtcgttggagtttcccgaaggacctataacgaggggacgaagcaagaagtttaaagatgcacttcaaggactcatgatgagctatcaaggaagtcctacaagttggatgtctaaattagaggaggttgggaatcatgggaatgatattggaggtctttggaATTTAATTCAAGGTCAATTGCCGCAgcaggactgcacccgcgctaTGTTATACATTGCACCCGCGTTCCATAATGATCAAAGTGAAGAAAATCCCCGAagcaataccgcacccgcggtctaa